In one window of Pirellulales bacterium DNA:
- a CDS encoding PHB depolymerase family esterase, which produces MVTIGTVRLGQRTMLALTFTVIMLAWWKAYSAAAQFAARLIQPAENTLEKTIAVDGRQRTYYLHVPPDLSADKPVPLVLVFHGGGGTALGMERYLSRFSKLADQEHFLVAYPEGIDKSWNDGRGDTSTAAARQNVDDLAFVMAMLAAIGQEHQIDPQRIYATGISNGAIFSNYLAANHADKIAAIAPVVGSIADPFYKQFKPSEPVSVFILQGTKDPLVPYNGGLVGEGHLGDRCKVIATNETVKLWVQNNGCEPTAVEKSLPDVNPDDGCTIQQFTYGQGRNGTEVVLYKIEGGGHTWPGGPQYFPKFLIGSVCRDIDGTQVIWDFFKAHPKLPS; this is translated from the coding sequence ATGGTCACGATTGGAACCGTGCGGTTGGGGCAAAGAACAATGCTGGCTTTAACATTCACGGTAATCATGCTCGCCTGGTGGAAAGCGTACTCCGCTGCGGCGCAATTTGCCGCGAGGCTGATTCAGCCTGCTGAAAATACGCTGGAAAAAACCATTGCCGTGGATGGCCGCCAGCGAACTTACTATCTGCACGTGCCGCCCGATTTGTCGGCCGACAAACCCGTCCCGCTGGTGTTGGTGTTCCACGGCGGCGGCGGCACGGCGCTGGGCATGGAACGGTATTTGTCCCGCTTCAGCAAGCTCGCCGACCAGGAACATTTTTTGGTGGCTTACCCCGAGGGAATCGATAAAAGTTGGAACGATGGGCGCGGCGATACTTCCACAGCGGCCGCGCGTCAAAATGTCGATGATCTGGCCTTTGTGATGGCTATGCTCGCAGCCATTGGCCAAGAACACCAAATCGATCCGCAGCGCATTTATGCCACGGGCATTTCCAACGGGGCGATTTTCTCGAACTACTTAGCTGCCAATCACGCCGATAAAATCGCGGCCATTGCGCCGGTCGTCGGCAGCATTGCCGATCCGTTTTACAAACAATTCAAACCGTCGGAGCCGGTCTCCGTGTTCATTTTGCAAGGGACCAAAGATCCACTGGTGCCGTACAACGGTGGCCTGGTGGGCGAAGGACATCTTGGTGACCGTTGCAAAGTGATCGCCACCAACGAAACGGTTAAGCTGTGGGTGCAAAATAATGGCTGTGAACCGACTGCCGTGGAAAAATCATTGCCCGACGTCAATCCCGATGATGGCTGCACGATTCAACAATTTACTTACGGCCAGGGCCGCAACGGGACCGAAGTGGTGCTGTACAAAATCGAAGGGGGCGGCCACACCTGGCCCGGCGGCCCGCAATATTTTCCCAAGTTCCTCATTGGCTCCGTCTGCCGCGACATCGACGGCACGCAAGTGATATGGGATTTTTTCAAAGCGCATCCGAAATTGCCGTCTTAA